AAGAGCATAAAAGAAATTCTCAAAGAGATGAAAAATATATGCGAGCTTATAGTTGATTTAGCATATTCAGCAATTCTTTTTGATAATCGAGAAATAGCTGATGAGGTTCGCTACCTTGAGGTAAAGATGGACAAGCTGAATTATCAGATAAGAATTATGGCAATGATGGCGTCCCGTACAAAGGAAGATGCGGAAAAAATGGCGGGCATACTGCAGATCGCAGAAGCAGCCGAGAGCATAGCAAATGCGGCTGGTGACATGGTGAAAATTTTATCATATAGACTGACACATCCTATTCTTCCAACGCTTGTAAAAGAATCTTCGGAGATGATAAGGGTAATAAAAGTAGGTGAAAATTCTTCAGCTAAAGGCAAAAGCATAAAGGATTTGAAAATATCTTCTGAGACCGGGGTAAGAATTATAGCCATAAGGAGGGGCAATTCCTGGATTTATGGTCCAAAAGGAGAGGAAAAATTATGTGAGGGAGACATGTTAATATGCATTGGTCCAGATGAGGGATTAAAAAATCTGAGTAAATTGCTGAAAGGTGAAATAGAGGTGCTCTGATGAGTGAAAATGAAGCGAAGGATATATTGCTTGAAATGAAAAATAAAGCTGAGTTAATGGTTGACCTTGCATATTCATCGGTGATATACGATAACATTGAACTGGCTGAAGAAGTTTATGAACTAGAAGATATGGTCGATGAACTCAATGACAAACTTCAAAAACTTGTGATAAGGGACGCAATAGCACGCGAACTTGAAGAAAATGAGGCGCTCGCAATAATTCAACTTGCCTACTGCGCGGAGGCGATAGCGGATGCAGCCCGCGAAATAGCGGATGTGGAGCTGCGTGACATAGAACTTCACCCTATAATAAGAGAGAGTGTGCTTGAATCTGACGAGGTGCTCGTAAAAGTTAAGGTTTTATCTTCGGTGCTATGCGATAAAAAACTAGGAGAAATTGACCTTGCATCCAATACAGGAATGTGGGTTATAGCGATAAAGAGAAATGGAGAATGGATTTATAATGTTGACAAAAACACAGTTATAAAGGAAGGAGATATAATTTTTGCAAGAGGAGCAAGAGAAGGAGTTGAACATTTCATTTCGATTGCGGAAGGAAGGGAAAAAAATATTTAAAATGAGACACAGATTTTTGAGGGATAGAATTAAAGAAATATTCTCTGCAACAATAATTGAAAAATTAGCCCTCGTAATACCTTTTCTTGTTCTGCTGTGGGATATAGAAATATTCTATTATTCATTGGTTAATAGAGAAGAATACATACTCATTTTTTCAATATTTGTCCTTATTTTATCCTCTATTGAAATAATTGTTGTTATTGAAGAAATTCATCAGCATTTCGGCGAAATAAAAAAGATGAAAAAATTGAGGAAAATTGTTAAAAAAATTGTTGATGAAACAGAGGAAAAAAATGTTAAGAAGATTGTAAAGAAAGTAATCAAAAAAAATCCAGAATATTCAATGGCAGACATATATCATGTTGTTTGTGAAATTTTAAATGAAGAGCGGTAAATATTTTAATCTCTTATACTATATTTTATTATGAAAAAGTTAGCTTTGATTATTTTCCTCCTAATCTTAATTATTCCTGTTGTAAAAGCAAGAGTTGATGCAAGATTTATAATAAAAGATGAGAAAGGAAGACAAATTTATATGATTAATCCTGATAGAGAAATTTTATTTGGAAATATTCTCGTTGGACAGCAAATATATTTTGATGCAAGTTCTTCAAATTCTGCATATCCCATCGATGGCTACTGGTGGGACTTGGATGGAGACGGAAATTACGATAAAAAAATTTCAACCCCTGTATTCAATTATAAGTATGAAAAGGCGGGCATATACAATGTTACTCTTACAGCAGTTGCATCAGTTATAGGAGACGGAGATAGCGTGACGAAAACTGTTATAGTTGTTGAAAAATTTTTTGCTCCGGAAGCAATTTTTTCCATCGAAAAAAATGATAGTATTTTTATATTCAATGCTAGCAGAAGTTATGATAAGGACGGATATATAAAAAGTTATACATGGGATTTTGATGGAGATGGAAAATTTGATGAAAACGGTTTATGGAATAACTATTCTAAAATAAGTAAATGGAAATATGATAGAAATGGCTATTATATTGTAACTCTTAAATTGGTTGATTATGATTATCAATGGGGCGAGACAAAAAGGATAATTAAAATAAATAATATGGAAGGAGAAATTGATGAAACTGAAAAGGAAATAAATTTTATAAACGAAAAAAAACAGGAAAAAAATGTTGGAATAGTGGTTAATAATAATGATTATTATGAACTTTTCTTACCACCAAAAGGTAAAAAAACAATAAGCATTAAAATAAATCCTTATGGAGAAAATGAGATTTATGTTAAGGAAGGGGAAAACGAAAAAATATTCTTCTTCTGGAAGGATGATAAAGTCAATATTTATATGGGGGATGATATTTCCTCTGAGAAAAGCATTCCCGGATTTGAAATTTTATTACTGCTTGTTTCAATATTTTTATTGATTAAATTCAAAATTCGATGAATTTTGCATCCATTATATCTGGATATAAAATTGCTATGGTTTTTTTGCCAGTTAGGTAGCCACAACATTCCCCAGGATTTATTATTAAAGCATTTTCCCTTCTTTTATCTATCTCATGTGTGTGCCCATAGATCACTATATCATATGCCAATGAAAGTGCATTAACTATTTCAGGCTTATGGGTAACTATTGCCTTTTTCTTTTTTAAATTAATTT
This genomic stretch from Thermoplasmatales archaeon harbors:
- a CDS encoding potassium transporter TrkA → MKHIPRWKKAEFEEIEYETKSIKEILKEMKNICELIVDLAYSAILFDNREIADEVRYLEVKMDKLNYQIRIMAMMASRTKEDAEKMAGILQIAEAAESIANAAGDMVKILSYRLTHPILPTLVKESSEMIRVIKVGENSSAKGKSIKDLKISSETGVRIIAIRRGNSWIYGPKGEEKLCEGDMLICIGPDEGLKNLSKLLKGEIEVL
- a CDS encoding PhoU family transcriptional regulator, coding for MLLEMKNKAELMVDLAYSSVIYDNIELAEEVYELEDMVDELNDKLQKLVIRDAIARELEENEALAIIQLAYCAEAIADAAREIADVELRDIELHPIIRESVLESDEVLVKVKVLSSVLCDKKLGEIDLASNTGMWVIAIKRNGEWIYNVDKNTVIKEGDIIFARGAREGVEHFISIAEGREKNI